The Dehalococcoidia bacterium DNA window TACCCTGGCCTATACTGCAGAAAAGACGCTCCGGGAACAAGGGGAAAAGGTGCCTGCAGACCTCAAGCAGCAGGCCGAGGATAAGATCGCCCAGGTGCGCTCAGCACTTCAGGGGAGCGACATAGCTGAGGTGAAACGCACCATGCAGGAGCTATCGACAATATTACAGCAGGTGGGCTCTTCTATATATCAAACGCCGCCATCCGGGGAGGAAGCGCCTACCGGCGAGGAGGAGCCACCCAAGAGCGATGAAGGGACCGTGGAGGGTGAGTTCCGCGAAGTCTAGGCATCGCTTTTTTAGTCCATAGCGCTTTGTGACAACCCTGGTTTCCTTTCATACTGCGAGGGCTACTATTATGTGAGCCAGGAGGTTTAATCTAGATTGAAGATGGGGCGGGGGAATATCCTCCGCCTTTTTACTTATGATCTGTGGGTTATTCGCTTAGCGCCGCGCTTCCCGTCATTTCGAGGCCCACGATTAAGGATTGAGTAGCTGCTAACTTCGGCCGACGCTTCGGCCCAAGTCAGGGTCGCACTGACAGGGGGAAGGACCGCTGCTGTTGATGACAAACTGCTAAGCGAGAGGCTGACGAGGCGTGAAACGTGAAGTTCAAGTAAATAAATCGGCTATGAGCTATCAACCATCAAACAAACAACCTATTCTCCGGGCGAGTACGGCAGCTTGACCCCATAGTGCCGCTTTGGTATACTTTTAGAAGTTTTATAAGCGGAAGGAATGAAGTATTGCACGCGCAGATAACGGGGTGGGGGAAGTATCTGCCACAGCGGGTGCTTACCAACAAGGACCTGGAGAGGCTAGTGGATACCTCAGATGAGTGGATCGTGACCCGCACCGGCATCAGGGAACGGCGCATCGTAGCTGATGACGAAACGGCATCGACCATGGCAGTAGCGGCGGGACGGGGTGCGCTTGAAGTTGCCCGGCTTTCGCCAGACCTCCTCGATATGGTAATCGTGGCAACTAATAGCCCGGACAGGATAATGCCAGCCTCCGCCGCACTGGTGCAACATGCCCTGGGTGCTAAGAAGGCCGCAGCCTTCGACATCGTTGGCGCGTGCAGCGGTTTTATCTATGCCCTGGTTAGCGCTTATCAGTATATCGCCGCAGGCGCCTACCGGAATATCCTGGTGGTGGCGAGCGAGGCAATAAGCCGTGCCATGAACTGGGAAGACCGATCAACCTGTGTGCTTTTTGGTGATGGCGCCGGGGCAGTGGTGGTGCAAGCAAATGAACATGCAACAGACATGCTGAGCTTTGTGATGGGAAATGACGGCTCGGGTGCCGACCTTCTATACATTAACCATCCCTGCGGCCTGCCAGCCAGTGTGAGTAATGATAGGCGCTACTATATGATTATGAAGGGGAGGGAGGTATTCAAGTTTGCGGTTAGGGCCATGGCTGAAGCCTCAAAGCAGGTGATAGATGCTGCTGGACTCAATATATCGGATATAGACCTCTTTATCCCTCATCAGGCAAACGATCGCATCACAAAGGCGGCAATAAAGGCACTGGATATTCCCGAGGATAGGGTTTTTAAGAATCTCGAGCACTATGGGAACCTGTCGGCGGCATCGCCTGCAGTGGCCCTTTGCGAAGCGGCCGAGCAGAAAAGGCTCAAAGCAGGCGACCTGGCGGTTCTGGTTGCCTTTGGTGCCGGCCTGTCCTGGGCTGCGATGGTGCTGCGCTGGCAGCCGGGAGGCCCGGTTAAGCGTGATGACCGAAGCTAGATATTAACCGGTAAGGCCCCCCATTCTTCTTGACACGATTTTTATAGAGCGAAAAATAAAAAGAAAGGAGTGGTGAATGCAAGTAAGAGCCCTTACTATGGTGGATGTGCTCTTCCCCAGGGCAACCCTGGCGCGCGATATGCTTCTCATCTTCGGTTTCGTCGCTGTCACCGCGCTCGGTGCACAGGTTGCCTTCTACATTGGCCTGGTCCCCATAACCGGGCAGACCTTTGCCGTGCTTATTGCCGGGGCACTCCTCGGAAGTAAGCGGGGCGCATTGAGTCAGCTTACCTACTTAGGGATGGGAGCCATGGGTGCCCCTATCTTTGCCGGATGGCAGGGGGGCCCCGCCGTGCTCATGGGCCCCACAGGAGGCTACCTCGTAGGCTTTGTTGCCGCTGCCTTCGTAGTGGGATTCCTCGCGGAGCGGGGGTGGGACCGCCGCACCTGGAGCATGGCCCTGGCGATGCTTATCGGCAACAGCGTAATATATGCTATCGGCCTTCCGTGGCTCTCTATCTGGCTCGGTCACTTCGCTTCGGCAGATTCGGTGCTCGCTATCGGGCTCTATCCCTTCATACCAGGGGATTTGCTAAAGCTGGTTTTGGCAGCAGTGGCCTTGCCCTCGGGGTGGGCTTTGTTGAACCGGTTTGGAAGGTAGTTTTGCCCGCACTATCGCTGCAAAAAGGTATCATGAGGGCCGATAAATCGGCCTTCATGATACCCTGGTACATTATCGATATAGGCTACTGTAGAGAGTACAGACCCCGACGCACAGGGGTGAGCGGTTGAGACAAGTTCACAGGGGGTGAGGATAATCGACATAACCTGGCTGGGTCATTCATGCTTCAGGATTAAGGGGAAGGGGGCCACCCTGCTCACTGACCCCTATAATGAGAGCATTGGCTACTCCCTGGGGAATCCCGAGGCAAACATCGTCACCTCCAGCCACCCCCATCCCGGGCATGGCTTCACCTCAGGGGTTGGCGGTGAGCCGAAGATTGTTCGTGGTCCCGGTGAATACGAGATCTCGGGCGTTTTTATCACCGGTATAGCTACCTTCCACGATGCCGAGAAGGGGGGAGAGCGGGGGAGGAACACCGTATACCTCATCGAGATAGAGGATATGAAGCTTTGCCACCTCGGTGACCTGGGGCATCCCCTTTCCACGGAGCAGGTGGCGGAGATAGGTAGCGTGGAGTTGCTGATGGTACCCGTTGGCGGATTTTCCACCATCGATGCGGTTACCGCAGCAGAAACAGTAAGGCTGCTTCAGCCCGGTATTGTAATTCCCATGCATTTCCAGACCGAGGCGGTACGTTTCCAGTTGGCGCCGGTGGAACGCTTTCTTAGGGAAATGGGGATAAAGGCTGGACTCGGGGCCCAGCCCAGGCTCTCCATAACCAGAGCGGGCCTATCTGAGGAGACTCAGGTGGTGGTTTTGGATTACCGCGGCCATTGACGGAAACCTCATAATACGTTGCGAGGGGCATTAACCACCAACCATCCCCAATCTCCAATTACCAATCACAAATCCCTAATCACTAAATGTAACTTGGTGATTGCCACGCTGCGCTCGCAATGACAGTATGGGGTGTGTTTCTCTGTCGTTGCGAGGACCCCGACGTGTCGGGGGACGGGGCATATGACGAGGATTATGGACAGGATTATACAATGTGGGGCTTGCCGCACTCCCAGACTGCGAGGCCAACAGGTCGGCCGACACCTCGGCCTATATCGGGGGAAACTTCGGCCCAACTAGAGGCTTGCAATGAAAGGGGTCGGAGCGGATGCTCCGACCTACCCAATAATATAATATCCTAAAGTTACCCAATCACACGATTAGCCAATCTCCCAAATGTAACGCTGGCATTGCTTCGTAGCCGATTCTCTTCTATCACAGTGAACATGGCTTTATTATCGCGGCGATAAATAAAGCCCCCACATTCTGTAGAGGGGGCTTTATATAATCTATATCCTTTCTATTACCTGGCTATTCTTGTCCTGGCGATGAGCACGATCCACGAGACCAGAAGTATTAGCAGTAACGTCAATGTGACACCAATCACCACCCAGACCCAGAACGGGGTAGGTTCCTCCTCCTCCTCAACGGGTTCTGCTATAGTGCTAAAGGTACCGGTATCGCTCCAAGGTGACTGGCTGGTCTCGCTGAGAGCCCTTACCTTCCAGCAATAGTGAGTGTCATACTTGAGGCTATCGGAGGGGATAACGTATACTGTTTCATAACCCAGGGCGTTGGAGCCGGTCTTATCGACCAACAGGTCAGCCCAATCGCAGTCCTCGGCAACCACAAGCTCGTACTTGGCGGCCTCGATGACGCTAGTCCACTCAAGTACTATTTTTAGTGGCATATCTATCTGTCCCGCACTCGGGCTCTCCAGCATTGGTAGAGCAGCAGCAGGACCAATGTATGTGGTGAAGCTCCGGGTATCGGACCATCGGCTCAGGAGCGGCTCTTTCACCCTCACCCGCCAGTAGTATTTACTACCCAGCCAGAGGACGGCACCTGTCACCAAACCACCACTCCCTTCTTGCTCAACGGTTCTGAATTCCTCGTCCTGAGCTATCTCCCACTGGTAATCTATGGCGCCGGTCATCGCCTCCCAGGAAAGCATTACCCTGGCCATCCCGGCATATGCACCGCCCTCCTTGAGGATATAGCCGGTGGTAACGCCATCAGCAGGTGCTGCCAGAGTCACCTTTTCGGTGAGGGTATCGGTGCACGTAAGAAGTTGGTCTGGAGAAGGCGCGTCATTAACCGCAAAAAGGATGCTGGAGCCGGGCGCTACCCTTAGCAGATCCAGCGTTGTGTTCGGGGGAAGCCCTGTGTCCATCATCTCGAATTCAAGGCCAGACTCCCCCATGGGATAGGTGGGATTAACGCTTCGCGCCACCCCCATACCCGCTCTCATATCTGAGGCATAGAGGATGCTATCATCGGTAACCACGAGGCCGGTGGCGTCTATGCCCGTAGCTGGCCCATATCCAGTTATATTATCCCAGAAACTCTCACTAACGGCGATGCGGATGCGGTAAATGTCACCGCTTGGGTTGCAACTGGCGTATATAATGTCATTGTCGGCATAATCGTTGTCGAAGGCTACTATGATTACATCGCTACTGTCACCTGGGCCGGTGCCCACTCGCTCGAACGAAAAGTCACCGTTGTAATTTTCGCAAATATATGCTCTGCCGTTGTCATCGCCGGCCAGTATGGCATGTCCTGGCCCCGCTACTAGCGACGTGACTTCACCTGTTATCACGCTCTTCACGGTATCGATCCAGTTATCGCCGCCGGTGCCGGTTTTACATTTCCGTACACTGCCGCTGGCAGCGCCGGTGAACAGGTTATTCATATCGACAACTTCCCACGCGGTGATATTCTCTGTTGCAGTTATCTCCTTTTGGAATGAAATGCCACCATCATTTGACCGGTATATATATGGGCTGTAATCCTTCTGTGCAACAAATATGCCAGCATCCGTTGGGAAAGCTGGACAAAGCTTAACCATATCGAATAGACATTGATGCTCGGTAAGCTGCTCGGTGAGAGTAGAGCAGTAAATCCTTTCCCAGGTTGCACCCATATCGGTGGTTTGCCACAGGCTTGTCGTACTGGCCCAAGAAACCGTAGCCATGAGCAGATTGCTATCTGCGGCGTAGTTTGGCGAGGGAGCCACATCATTGATTTTGATGATTCCAGTGTCGATCAAGCCCCTCTGGTTCCAGTACAACATGTCGTCATCCGCTGATGCGGATAGGGCGCTCTCCGACCCACTCGTGCTAACATATTGGGCGCCGGGTGCCATAATCACATTTGCCTTTTCTTCCCCCGTGGGCTGTTTACTGTAAATTGTATCCTCTGGTTTCCAGTTTTCGCCCCAATCGGTACTAACATAGACCAGGTGCTGTTTGGGTGTTATGCCAGTGTTGAGAGCCTCTGTTCCCACCAGAACGGTTGCCTCATCGACATAGCCGGTTACTGCTATACTCCATATATCAGTCTGAGTCTTTACAAAAATGTCATTGTCCCTGACATCGAGGTCGGTAGCTAACGATACCGCTACTGGTCCTCTACCTTCTATTTTATAGGCATCGCCCTGATTTCCTGTACCAGCTACGCCGACAAAGAGGATTGGCGTACTCGCATTATAAGAACCGGGGAAGGCCATGCATGCGTGATTCGATTCGAAAGATATATTGCCAGAACCCACCTTCTGGTCATAGAGTGTAGCATCGCTTATGCTAGCATCCCAATTCTCATCTCCGACTCTGAAACGAACCATGGTCTGCGAACTGTCGGTGACTACTGCCGCGATCTGCCCAAAACCGCTGTAGCCGCCATCGTTGGCATAGGTAGGGGAGAAAGCTGCATCCAGGGCTGAGCCTCCTACACCTTGCTCGTCCCATGAAGCCCCTTCCCTCTTAAGATAAACGCCATTATCTGTACCCGCTAGATATGTGGGATTTCCATACTCATCAAGAGCCGCATCGAGAGAGTGAATGTTGCCACCTATATCAAGTGGTAACTTGAAGCTGACACTACCGTCATCGGAAGTGTATATATAATTGGTGGTTGCCACCAGAACCGTCTCTTGATACTCCCAGTTTGGGGAGACTGCTATGTCCACGATGTCTCCTGTATCCGCTGTCTCAACAAGCTTATCAACGAGCCCGGTCTCCCTCCAGTTGTAGCCGCCATCGGTGGACTCCATCATGGTCCAATTACCCGATGCTTTTACGACTGCGGCGAATATGGTATCCCCCTCAGGGGATACCGCTATCGGCCCTACATCAGAGCCGTCCCACAACGCGTAGCCCCCATCCATTCCCTCCTGGGGGATGGGGATCTCGTTCCACTTGAGTCTGCCCGGGTCGGCGGAGGCGGGATCGCTATTCTGTACCACACCGACACCTGCCAGGGTTACCGCTAGCACCACCGCCATCACCCCACCAAATATCTTAGCTCTATTTGCTTTCATAATAACCCTCTTTGCTTTATTTATAGATTCCCACATCCCCAAAGGGAGATTTCTGCTGGATTATCTTGTCCTTATTTATACCTTTCAAATAACCCCATATACACCCCCATTTCAATTGTATCTATATACGAGTATCGCCTACAATTGGGTATACACTATCACATCGAGCCCAGTATTACAAGCATTGGACATTTATAACATATATAACGCACCATGTCAAGCCCATAAAGCACACTATATAGGTTATTCTGGTAATAGTAGCACAATATATAGTTATTGTCAATGCTTTTCTGTGCGGTGTTGCATTTTTCCTGTCGTTGTGTTAAGGGGAGACCCCGATATAGTCATGGCATTAAAACATCTCGGGGTGGGCGGGGACATTATTGGGCTTCTTCACATGCGGCTGGCGATGACATTAGGTGAGGTGTGGAGTATAAAGGGGAGGTGGCGCACAGAAAAAGGGAATGCCCTCCGAATACATTCGGAGGGCATTCTTATCTAACTTGAGCGTAGTGCTTAGACTGCCCGTCTCGTCCTCAGGATAAGGACGAGCACTGCAATCACCAGCAAGGCGCCAATTACTATCACCACCCAGACCCATGCCGGGGTTCCTGCCCCTGGCACAGCTCCAACGGTGAAGACGCCAGCGCCGCTCCAATCGGTCGCGGCTTTCACCTTCCAGTAGTAGGTGCCGTTGTCGAGCTCGTCGCCTGACTGATAGGCCGTGGCAGACGTCGTCTCATCAATCACCTTAGAACTGAAGTTGGAGTCGGTTGCCACCTGGATCTGGTAATTGGTGGCCCCGGCTACAGAACTCCACGAGAATGTTGGTGTTGAGGAGACACCTTCTGCGCCAGCACTGGGGCTCAGCAGCTGGGGAGCTACCGTGCCCGGCGTGGCTACAGTG harbors:
- a CDS encoding biotin transporter BioY; the encoded protein is MQVRALTMVDVLFPRATLARDMLLIFGFVAVTALGAQVAFYIGLVPITGQTFAVLIAGALLGSKRGALSQLTYLGMGAMGAPIFAGWQGGPAVLMGPTGGYLVGFVAAAFVVGFLAERGWDRRTWSMALAMLIGNSVIYAIGLPWLSIWLGHFASADSVLAIGLYPFIPGDLLKLVLAAVALPSGWALLNRFGR
- a CDS encoding beta-ketoacyl-ACP synthase III; translation: MHAQITGWGKYLPQRVLTNKDLERLVDTSDEWIVTRTGIRERRIVADDETASTMAVAAGRGALEVARLSPDLLDMVIVATNSPDRIMPASAALVQHALGAKKAAAFDIVGACSGFIYALVSAYQYIAAGAYRNILVVASEAISRAMNWEDRSTCVLFGDGAGAVVVQANEHATDMLSFVMGNDGSGADLLYINHPCGLPASVSNDRRYYMIMKGREVFKFAVRAMAEASKQVIDAAGLNISDIDLFIPHQANDRITKAAIKALDIPEDRVFKNLEHYGNLSAASPAVALCEAAEQKRLKAGDLAVLVAFGAGLSWAAMVLRWQPGGPVKRDDRS
- a CDS encoding MBL fold metallo-hydrolase, which codes for MRIIDITWLGHSCFRIKGKGATLLTDPYNESIGYSLGNPEANIVTSSHPHPGHGFTSGVGGEPKIVRGPGEYEISGVFITGIATFHDAEKGGERGRNTVYLIEIEDMKLCHLGDLGHPLSTEQVAEIGSVELLMVPVGGFSTIDAVTAAETVRLLQPGIVIPMHFQTEAVRFQLAPVERFLREMGIKAGLGAQPRLSITRAGLSEETQVVVLDYRGH